CCCTGACCGACCTGCTCACCGCGATCCAGCAGGTCCTCGCGGAAGGACCCACCGGTGCGGCAAGCGCTGCACGGACACCTCACCGGCGCGCAACGCGCGTTACGGTCGGCTGGACTGACCACCGGCAGCCAGATCATCGACGCAGACGAGCCGGTGCCCGCTATCGTCGACCTGCTCGCCGACGACCCGGCCGCCATCGTGGTCGTCGGCTCGCATGGCCGCACCGGGGTGGCGCGGATGCTGATCGGCAGCGTCACGATGGACCTGATCGAGCGCAGCCCCGTGCCGCTGCTGATCGCCCCGACCTCCTGACGACGGCGGCGGGGGGCGCGGATGGTAGACAGGTAGCCGTGGCACCCGGCCAGCGGATTTCTCGGGTCCGGGTCCGCGCCGGCCAGCCGCAGCAGCGTTTCCGCCGGCATGCCGGCACAAGTCCCGACGTGATCAGCGACAGGTGGCAGAGGTGCGGGTACCGACGCGTACGGCGTTGCTCGCCGTGACGGGCAACGCGGTGCTCATGGGAGCGGCGGGGGTCAGTGCCCCGCTGGGTTGGGTGCTGGTGCCCGGTGTGGCGGGAATGTCGGCCCGACCGCGGGTGGCAGTGCTCGTCTCTGGCTGGGCGGCCGTCCTGGTCGCGGTGTCCGTGATGCTTCCGATCATTCCGGGGCACCGTGGTGACGGCTTGTCGCTGACCGCGTCGGCGGTGTGCCTGTCCGCAGTTCCGCTGTTGGCGTGGGCGCGGCAGCACGCCGAGACCAGTCGGCTGGCGCAGGTGGAGGCAGCGCTGCCGGCCGTCACCACCAGCACGGTGGGACGCGCCGGCACGCGGGTGGCGATGGCCGTGTCGCGTATCCCGGGCGAGGTCGCCGCCCTGGTTCACACCGCCGATGGTGGCGCACGTGCTCTGGTCGGCATGGTGATGGGCCACGCCACCGACCCCGCCCGCTGTGCCGCCTGGGCCGAAAAGACGTTCGAGTGGGCAGCGGCGCAGCCGGACCTGACCCTGGATGATCTTCCCGCAGTGCTGGAGCCGGTGGTGCACCGTTGGGTTGGCGAGGGCTACCTGTCCGTCACCCTGATCGAGATCAGCGACCACGGCCAGGTCGACACCCTACGCTGCGGCGGTCCGGAGATCATCGCCCAGCCCGCCGTACCCGACGGTCATCCGGCTCCCGGCCCTGTGATCGCCGACGCCGGCCCAGGTGGGATCCCGCTCGGCCTAGGCGCGCAGCCGCCCAGCAGACGCCACTTGCCAGGAAACGCCCGAATTGCGATCGTCACCGCCGTATACGCCACCGCGCATTACGACGACTACCTGACCGCCGTGGAACGCGCCCTGGCCGCAGACACCGTCGAGATAGCCGCCGTAGCCCTGCTGCTCGCCGGCGACCCGTCGTCACCGGCCAGCATGGCCGGCCCTGCCCTGGTGCTCGACGCTGCAAACGGTGCTCAATGAACCACCCGGCACGATCGCCTCAGTAACCGGTCAACAGGGCTACCAGCTGCGGCGTCGCCGCTGGTGTGCTGGCCACGACCACCTCGTCCCCGCCCATACGTGCATGGCGTCGACTCTGGCCCGCGACCATTTGACCCGGCGGCGGCGAGTACGTCGCGTGTCGCGATCACGACGCTGCCGGGTGCCTTCGGCAGCAACGCGCGGACCTGCCGGGGCTCGGTCACATCGTCGAGAACCACCAACACCGGACGCTGCGCCGTGCAGGTCCGGAACAGGTTCACCTGCTCAGCAATCCCCACAGGGACATGACGACTGTCCACACCGAGGTCACGCTGACAACCGGCGACAGCCTCCGCCACTGCGGCCTCGCCACCCACCTCAGAACGCAGTGCCGTGAAGTCGACGAACAACTCATCACCCGGGAACCGGGCACCCACCCGCTCCGCGACCCGCCGAGCCAACGCCGTCTTACCCACCCCAGGAAGCCCACTGAGCAGCGAGATCCGTACCGCAGCCGCACCAGACCGCACCACAGGGCCAAGGTCTTCCAGCCGGCCCAACTCCCGAACCCGGTTGACGAAGTACCGGTCCGCCGCCAGAACCTGCCGAGGCACCCGAACGACCGCCGTCGGCACCGACGGCCCCCACCGCGGCGGGTTTCCACCCGCCTGTCGCAATTGAACCTCACGATACGCGACTTGACAGCACCTGACCGCAAGGTCATCCACCAGTCGACAACCGCCGTCCCAACACCGATGCCCCGTGAGGACCCCGAACAACGAACCACCCGAGGCGGCTTGTCAGCCCACACGACCAGTTCTGTCACCGCGCCGTCCGCCGATGCGCACTCGACTCGCTCTGCCCTACGCGACGGGTTACTGGTCGGCGAGGTCGATCAGCCGCACTAAATGCCCGGGGTCACCGCCGACCCGGGACCACACCGCCTCGGCAGGACTTCCCACTGCCGCCAACCGTCGCGGTGTCGCCACCGCCACCGCCACCGGCAACCCCGCCACCCCGGCATCAGTATGGATGGCGCGCTCGCCCGCCTCGGAGCAGACCATCACCACGGCGGTCACCGGCACCCCCTGGCGGTAACCCTCCAACGCCTCACCCGGCGACGGCCGCACAGCGTCTGTCGCCCGGGCCGGCGGGTCGGCATCGACGTGCAGCAGGAACCGCACCGCCCGATCGTTCTCGATCCACACCCCGTACGCAGCCGGTGCCACATCCGGCACACCCTGCTCCCGCAGCCACACTGCGGCCTCCAACGCCCGCCGCCACTCCGGCCAGGGCTGCCCAGCGCCACCAGCACCGGCCGTCCCACCAACCTCAACCGGTCGGCGATCGCCTCCCGACCATCAACGCTCAACTCATAGAACGCCAGATGCCGCGAGTCGTTGTCGAAGACGAACCGCCAGACCAGACCCGCCTCCACGAGCACCCCCAGATGCCGCACCGCCGCCGGACGACTGCCGAACAGCAACATCGCCACCTGCCCGGTGTGCAGAGCACCGTGCTCGGCCAACACCGCCAACACCGCCCAGTGCCGCTGGCCGAGCCCTCGCATACTTACCTGCCGGCGACCTGTCGGCGGGCGGGAGGAGAACTCGTCGGGTCCAACCTGGTACTGCCGCCCCATCCCCGGGTTACCGCCCACACCCGCGTCGTGCGGCCAACCGGTGGAGTCCCACCCTGACATGATCGCCACCGACGGACTGCGTCGCCAGTGTCAGATCAGAGACAATCCCTAAACTTGATCTTTAACCTGTGCGACAGACAGGCGGTGCGACCACGCGAACCAGCAGTCGATTGCATCGACGTGTGCAACCATGTCGCCGGTGCGACTTGGACGTCGATCACGCCGATGAGCTGCAAGAACCTCAGATCACACAGGTGCGGCTGGAGTACTAGTTGCGTACAACTACCTGCCGGTGGGCGTGGCCGGCGCCGAGCTACGACGTCACTCGCGCTACGACGCCTCCTGGCTGATCCGTTCCCACTCGCGGATGGCCGCAGGTTCCCATCTGGTGTGCTGATCGTGGAACAACCGCACGGCGCGTTCACCGATCCACGGGTCGGGCAGGAGTTCTGCCGGTAGCACCGGGTCGATCAGCGGTAGTCGGCGCCAGGCGTGCACGAGCCGGGTGAAGCGCACGATCGGGTCATCCGATGGCGGGCTGGTGAACTCGTCGATGAACTCCTGGTAGGCCCGTTCGAGCTCGTCGAGGTCCCACGATTGACGGACCAGGCTTGGTAGGTCACCGCCGCCGAGGTGCTCGGAGAGGAACAGCTGCGCCCGCTCGTACGCTCCCGCCTCGCGCAGCAGGAACTCGACCTCCTTGACCCGCCCGGTGTGGGTGCTGACCCAGGCGCCGGGTGCGGGCCGGCCGAAACCGAGCCAGCCGAGTCGGGTGTGCAGCAGGTGCCGCATCGCCCGGTCGCCCTCCGGGAGGCGGGCCAGTAGGAGCAGCCACCGGCGGTCCCAGCCGGGCTGGGCTCCGGTGAAGCCGAGGATCCGGCTGGCACCGATGTCGAGGAAGTGCTCGAAGGCGGGGCTGAGACGCCACCAGGTGTACCGGCCGTCGCGTCGCGAGATCAGCCAACCGTCGGCCGATGCGCGGACCAGGGCCTGCCGGCAGGCTGGCTCCGCGACCGCGAGGCGACCGAATGCGTCGATGAAGGCGGACGTCGGCGCGGGTCGTCGGGTCGGACGCAGGTAGTCGCCCAGCACGGTGATCAGTAGCCCGCGGACCCCGCCGGTGCCGGCGGCGTACCGGCGGGAGAGCACGAACCGTTCCCGGGACGCACTGCCGTACGGGCTCGACGCAGCACCGCCCTCGCCAGGCTCAGCCATGCTCGGATCGGGGCCCGGCCGCCGGTCCGTGCCCGAGGTCAGCTCGCATCCGGCGATTGTATTGCCGGTCTTGTCACCACCTGCCGTGCCACCTGCAGCGGCACCTGCCGTGGCACCTCATTCGACAGAACGGTTGACCGACGACACGAGTCTGTCACATCATCATATCGACAGACATCCATCCCACGATGATCATCGGGAGGACAACAGTGCATTCGCATCCCCGCAGAGCAGGGATCCGCCTGTTCGTCGCGGTCGCCATGTCCGTGGCGGTCAGCGCCGCGGTCAGCGCGGTCGTGGCGGCCCCGGCCGCCGCCGCGCCTGGCTGCCGAGTCGCCTACTCGGTCAGCTCACAATGGCCCGGCGGCTTCACCGGAAACGTCGCCATCACCAACATCGGCGACCCACTCAGCAGCTGGACGTTGACCTGGTCGTTCAGCGCCGGCCAGCAGGTGACCCTGGCCTGGAACTCCACCGTCAGCCAGAGCGGCTCACAGGTGACCGCCCGCAACGTCAGCTACAACGGCAACCTTCCCACCAACGCCAGCACGAGCCTCGGCTTCAACGGCTCTTGGAACGGCAGCAACCCGGCACCGACCAACTTCGCGCTCAACGGGACCACCTGCAACGGAACCACCCAACCGTCCCCGACCGTCAGCCCCACGGCCGGGCCGTCACCGAGCCCGAGCCTCAGCCCCACCCCCGGACCCACGACCAGCCCGACGACCGGCCCGCAACCGGCCCGCTCGATGGGCTTCATCGGCTGCTCGATGGCTGAAAACGTCGCCCAGGGCTACGTCGCCATCGGCGGCCAACGCATGTGGGGCCCCTACGGCACCGGCGGCGCGGTCGTCCAGTCCTGGACCAACACCAACTCCAGCTCCTGGCAGGCCTTCGACCGGCAGGCCGCCCAGTACGGCCGACCGACCGCAGTGTGGGTGCAGATCTGCATCTTCGCCCAAAATGGAGCGACCTACAACGAGGTGCGGCAGCTCATCGCCAACGCCCGCCAGCACGCCGCCCCTGGCGCGACCATCTACATCTCCGGCCAGCCGCTTTACGACCCCGGACAGACCTGCTTCCTCGCCGGCAACGGCGGCCCCGAGTTGACCGACAGCCTTGCCCGCCAAGCGGCCGCCGACGCGACGCAGAACGTGATCTACCCCGGGACGTTCCGCCTGCGCAGCAACGAGGTCTCGGACGGCTGCCACGCCAATACCACCGGCCAACAGTCCCTCGGCCGGCAGGCAATGGCTTACTGGGGTTAGTCGACAGTCCAGGCGACTGACCCGGCCGCGCGGGCAGCGGCAACGGCGGTGCCTCGTCACCAATCAGGCGACGAGGCACCGCTGCTTACCCACTCAGTCTACTCACAGGCCGACGGAGCACCGCTACCTCATGCCGCAGCGCGAGGACCTCGATCAGCAACGCCTTGTCGCCGCAGATCAACCACCCCAGCCCGCTGAACAGACGAACTATCCCCAGGCACAGCAACCACACAACAAATAAAGACGATCATCAAACCAAGCCGGGTCGAGGATTTGAACAGCGAAGTGGGTGAGAGCAAGGAGCTCGTGAACACGGGTCGACCAGACCGGGCAATGTTCACGTTCACCTGGGCAAACACCGCGTCCGACGGTGTTGACACCGACACCTCAAGCCATATCATAGACATGTATCTATTGATTGGGCGATTCGTTACCTCCCGCCGGGCACCCCTGCGCGTGGTCCCGGTGCCACTCGTGCCACACCACACCGGGCAGTTACCGCACCGCCCCGGCGTGGCCACCCGGCCGAGGACAGCACGCTCTGTCGATCCACCCGCATCTCCGTCAAGGAGTCAGCACATGCGCTCACATCGCTACCGGTCCCGGCTGTGGTCGGCCGTGACCGCGACGGCCGTGGTCGTCACCGGCGGGGTGGCCGTCACGGCCGCGTACGCCGCCACCGGATGCCGGGTCACCTACTCGGTCGCCTCGCAATGGACGAACGGCTTCACCGCCAACGTCGCCATCACCAACCTCGGAGACCCGGTCAGCACATGGACCCTGACCTGGACCTAC
The sequence above is a segment of the Solwaraspora sp. WMMD406 genome. Coding sequences within it:
- a CDS encoding universal stress protein, which produces MRQALHGHLTGAQRALRSAGLTTGSQIIDADEPVPAIVDLLADDPAAIVVVGSHGRTGVARMLIGSVTMDLIERSPVPLLIAPTS
- a CDS encoding PaaX family transcriptional regulator C-terminal domain-containing protein, giving the protein MAEPGEGGAASSPYGSASRERFVLSRRYAAGTGGVRGLLITVLGDYLRPTRRPAPTSAFIDAFGRLAVAEPACRQALVRASADGWLISRRDGRYTWWRLSPAFEHFLDIGASRILGFTGAQPGWDRRWLLLLARLPEGDRAMRHLLHTRLGWLGFGRPAPGAWVSTHTGRVKEVEFLLREAGAYERAQLFLSEHLGGGDLPSLVRQSWDLDELERAYQEFIDEFTSPPSDDPIVRFTRLVHAWRRLPLIDPVLPAELLPDPWIGERAVRLFHDQHTRWEPAAIREWERISQEAS
- a CDS encoding cellulose-binding domain-containing protein encodes the protein MHSHPRRAGIRLFVAVAMSVAVSAAVSAVVAAPAAAAPGCRVAYSVSSQWPGGFTGNVAITNIGDPLSSWTLTWSFSAGQQVTLAWNSTVSQSGSQVTARNVSYNGNLPTNASTSLGFNGSWNGSNPAPTNFALNGTTCNGTTQPSPTVSPTAGPSPSPSLSPTPGPTTSPTTGPQPARSMGFIGCSMAENVAQGYVAIGGQRMWGPYGTGGAVVQSWTNTNSSSWQAFDRQAAQYGRPTAVWVQICIFAQNGATYNEVRQLIANARQHAAPGATIYISGQPLYDPGQTCFLAGNGGPELTDSLARQAAADATQNVIYPGTFRLRSNEVSDGCHANTTGQQSLGRQAMAYWG